Proteins encoded together in one Quercus lobata isolate SW786 chromosome 3, ValleyOak3.0 Primary Assembly, whole genome shotgun sequence window:
- the LOC115981173 gene encoding secoisolariciresinol dehydrogenase-like, with the protein MGSFSVLPLKQEGMGKFGYPCLYMLEGKVVLITGGASGISATTARLFLKHGAKVVIADMQDELGHSVFKELDPQFTTFVHCDVSKETDVENAVNHAISMYGKLDIMYNNAGIARESQYNILDNTQADFEQVIRVNLVGAFLGTKYAARVMIPARKGSIINTASVCSIMGGLAPPAYTSSKHVVVRLMKNAAVELKIFGICVNCVSPYLVLTPMAKDYLKQYEERALNLYSNLKGEVLKPEGVVEVALFLGSDKSKYVSGHNLVIEGGFSIVNSGFCMYPQ; encoded by the exons ATGGGAAGTTTCTCAGTACTCCCACTAAAGCAAGAAGGTATGGGAAAATTTGGCTATCCTTGCCTCTAtat GCTAGAAGGAAAAGTAGTACTAATTACTGGTGGGGCTAGTGGCATTAGTGCAACCACAGCAAGACTATTCTTGAAACATGGAGCTAAAGTTGTAATTGCAGATATGCAAGATGAATTGGGTCACTCTGTATTCAAAGAACTAGATCCTCAATTCACAACCTTTGTCCATTGTGACGTTAGCAAGGAAACTGATGTGGAAAATGCTGTTAACCATGCTATTTCCATGTATGGTAAGCTAGACATTATGTACAACAATGCTGGTATTGCTAGAGAATCCCAATACAACATCCTTGACAATACCCAAGCCGATTTTGAGCAAGTGATTAGAGTCAACTTGGTAGGTGCTTTCCTTGGTACCAAATATGCTGCCCGTGTGATGATCCCAGCTCGCAAAGGTAGTATAATCAATACTGCTAGCGTATGCTCAATCATGGGAGGCCTTGCACCGCCTGCCTACACAAGCTCAAAACATGTTGTGGTTAGATTAATGAAAAATGCAGCAGTGGAGctcaaaatttttggcatttgtGTGAATTGTGTGTCACCCTACCTAGTTTTAACACCTATGGCAAAGGATTACCTTAAGCAGTATGAGGAGAGAGCTTTAAATCTTTATTCCAACCTCAAGGGTGAGGTTCTCAAGCCAGAGGGTGTGGTTGAGGTTGCGCTTTTTCTTGGAAGTGACAAATCAAAATATGTGAGTGGACATAATCTTGTCATAGAAGGAGGATTCAGCATTGTGAATTCAGGCTTTTGTATGTATCCACAATAA